The sequence AAAACGGGACACGAGATCTGAACTGCTCAAAGCCGGGATGAAATTGATCGGCTCCCAAGGATACAACGCCACCGGGATCGAGGCGGTGTTGAAACTGGCGGGAGTACCAAAAGGCTCCTTTTACCACTACTTCGGAAGCAAGGAGGCTTTCGGGCTGGCAGTTATCGAGGAGTTTGCAGGCAGATTTCTGGCGCGGCTCGATGTTTTTCTCTCTAACGAGGCTATAACTCCTCTCAACCGGCTGCGGATCTTTCTTGAAGCTGGGCTGGAGCGGCTATCAGCCCACGAGTGCACAGTCGGCTGCCTCATAGGGGACCTTGGACAGGAACTGGCAGCCCAGAACGAACGACTCA is a genomic window of Desulfuromonadales bacterium containing:
- a CDS encoding TetR family transcriptional regulator C-terminal domain-containing protein yields the protein MTPVDRPVYYCPMTKRDTRSELLKAGMKLIGSQGYNATGIEAVLKLAGVPKGSFYHYFGSKEAFGLAVIEEFAGRFLARLDVFLSNEAITPLNRLRIFLEAGLERLSAHECTVGCLIGDLGQELAAQNERLRNRLDEILLSWRERFAACVREAQQVGEIPASLDPQITAGFILSGWEGAVLRAKVMKSPQPVREFIDILFSAVLKNP